gtaaaatgaatagtaccaagattgattttttagtgtaaaaatgtgatttttcattaaaatgaacagtaccggaagctttttcgttaaagttccctaaaataaaTTGCATTTCTCGAAGGACATTAGATTGCTtgcttttatttataatgtTCTTGATAAATTCATACTTACCCCAAAACCTACCGGGTGGTCTTACATTTCTCACAAGATCAAAAGTAAACCACTGAAACTAATCtcccttgttttttctttatattcCAAGTGGCTCTGCAATATGGAAAATTCAGGGATTTATTCAGACCAACTCCGTAAGAATTTAGTCTTCTTAGCATTACTCTAAATTTTATAGTAAAATTAGGATAATGCTAAGGAGATCAAATTTTCTAAACTAAATTGCAAATCAaataatgtgtcatcaataagaaatgagcacgttaatcgacacttggttaataatccaatcatctacaaccaTATTATTTGGCTTGCAAATTTActttaaaatttttgttttctctaACATTACCCAATTTGTTAACTCTCTTGATCGGACATgacctttgttaatttcttcaGTTTACATTGAGATTTGAATTTAGGTTTATATCCCTCTCCCACTTCCTTCATTTGTTTCCCCATCATTATTTCCCCCAAAAAATAGCCAAAagagaataagaaaataattataaaaatgtGCGACAATGGCAACGCATATGTAAAAATCCACTTTCTTCGATCATatgtttagaatttttttttctttcagtttgAAAAAACATGTACTACATTCATTGGTGTACGTGCACGTTCAAAAAgacgaaaaaaaagaaagaaattgaaCAACAAAAAGGAACCTAGCAGGGTTTGCCAACAACGCAGtttagtactggtttggtactgatgtgcattttataaaaagtggataaaaaaaaattgagctcaaaaagatgtttggtaaacacttaaaaacaacttattttcacagttttaaatgaaaaaaactgaaaacgtgaagcagcaaaaataaacttattttcacaacacagaagaaacaattttttttcaaaacacaacaataccaaactagccctagGAACACCAGAAAATTCTTGTAACAGTTTCTCTCCCCTCTCCCcgtaataataattattaaagaAAAAGTGTTACATAGGTTTCCCGAGGACACTTCTAAAGTAAAATTTGTTAACTACCTTGAGATGCTCTAATTAATGCCCCAATTATTATACTCAGGGGGCATTTGTTTacccttcttagccttcactgAATTAAATTGGATTGTAGTCTTGTGTTTGGTGGCTTGTGGGACTAACATTAATGGCACTAGATGGGACTCACTTTGACAAACGACTTCACTAGCTGGTCTTAGCGAGAGACCCCAACACCCACGGGTTTAGCTAAGACCTTCCATCATCCTCTCTCGCCTTCGTCCACTCTCGCTGCATCCTTTATCGCCTTCGTCTGCTTCACTGCCCCGAGTTCATCGACCTCGATTTTCTACGGCATGGGCTTCAATGAAAGCTGGAACTTGGAAGATAGAAATTTTTTTACGGCTGGGATCATCCATCTCAGTCTCCAATTTTTTACGGCATAGACCTTGACCTCGATTTCGACGGCTGGTTCATCCATCTTTGTCTTTAATTTTCGACTGCATCGACCTTGGCCTCGATTTTCCATGGTTGGGTTTATCCATCTCGTCTTCCTCCACCCTTCCCTTGCCAtctgtgacacaccccgatcctagaatcaaggcgtgctggccgtcacgccttgattctaggatcggggtgtgtcagtttggtatcagagcctaggttgcaatCCTGTATAAATTGTTAACGttctaatgatcttttgatgtcttctgtcagaactatgccgcctcgtagggaaTCACGCCGTGCTTCTAAGTCCAATTTCCCTGATATAACTCAATTAGGGAAAGCGATGGCCCATGCCTTTCAGAATGCAATCCGTCATCCTCCTCCTCAGAGAACACCCCTGGAGACTATGTATAATCTAAAATTGGACTgtttcatgggtaatgagggtcatgaaggggcagaaaagtggttagaccatattgagaagactttccaggtgatgcagagtcaagggAACCTTCCTGCTAATAGATGGGTGgagaccactacttggtttttaggACGAGAGCCAGCAGGTTGGTGGATAAATCAGACTAAGTTTATGTCACCTGAGATGGCAGCTGACTGAGAAGTATTCAAAGAGCATTTTATGAAAAGATTTGTTCCGCCGGAGTACATTGATCGTAAGAAACATGAGTTTACTCATCTGAAGCAAAAGGATATGTCGGcgcatgagtattacaggaaaTTTACAGACTTATCTCGTTATGatcctgatacagctggtaatcaggcAGAGATGCTTCGCCGTTTTAAGCTAGGAACTAAGAAGAAATGACGGACTTTTGCTAGTGCGCTTCCTTGCAccgattatcatgagttttctgagattttggtGCGGATGGAAGATTCCGACAACCTTCCTAGTAAtagtgaggatgatgaagataagaatgctaatcagaagaaagatgataggGGTAAAGGTATCTCCACTAAGAGACCCCGTAAGACACAAAATTTCAAGAGAAGTGGAGCGAGCTCGAGTTCTTCCAGTGGAGGATTTAGTGTCACAGGCCCGAGGAAAGGTGGAAGATTTGTTGGTGGACCCAAGTTTCAGAGACAAAGAGAttttggtggtgctggtggttaTGGTGCTCCGTTGTGCCGTCGTTGTAATTTCAGACATCATAGAGAGTGTAAGAGAAGTGGTAGTGGTGGTGCTTGCTACACTTGTGGAAAGATAAGACATATGGCTGCTCAGTGTTCTCAGAGTCAGCAGAGATCTCAGCAGTCTACTATGCCATCTCCAACGCCGATTCAGCAGAACTTTGGATCAGGCAGTTATGGTCAGACGGGTCGTGGTGATGCTTACCACTACCAGGGTGATACTGCTCTCTATGCTTTCGGACAGTATCAGTATTCCCAGGATCCTTATTCTCAGACTGGGTATTCCCAAGACCATGGAGGTTATACTTTTTATTCTTCCATGCCAGCTAGTGGATCTTAGTGGCATCGGGAGGTCAACCTCGACAGGGAGAGGTTGCTGCTAGCAGTGCAGGACCGCCTAGGCAGTCTAGTCAGTCAAGACAGGGACGTACTTCTCAGGGGCGAGGTAACCAAGGCAACaaaggtcgtggtggacgacagcaagctcatggacgtgttaatcacatctcaTTACAATATGCTCAGAATCATTCGGACTTGATTATGGTCGTGGTGCTACACATCTCACTACAGCAAGCTCAAGGTCGTGGTGCTACAtattctgtgatttctcatacgtttgctcaaatgacacaacctcaccctacacctctaggatttgatttagagtttgctatgcctagaggtgacaaatgttatgttgatagtgtttatccagggtgtccagtgatggtagatggtgtagttatgtcagctaatcttatcccgttagatattgtggattttgatgtgattttaggggcagattggttgcattataatcgtgcccatatagattgttacaGGAAATCTGTTACTtttcatcgtcctggattaccagaggttacttttgtgggtgaaagaagtggggtgagacatggtgttatttctgtcatgagagcaaagaagttgttatcgaaaggttgtcaaggatacttagcacatgtggtgttaaatgatgttgttcctagcagtgtggaggaagttggagtagtcaggcactatcctgatattttcccagatgatttgcctggattgccgccaaacagagatgtggagttttctattgatttgcttccaggtacggatcctatatctttgactccatataAAATGGCTCCAGCTGAATTgagagagttgaaaattcagttacaggaattaactgataaaggtttcattcaacctagtacttcaccttggggagctccagtgttgtttgtaagaaagaaagatggaactttgagattatgtattgattacaggcaattgaaccgggtaacgattaaaaaccgttatcccttGCCTCGTATCGATGATTTGTTCGATCAGCTTAAAGGTGCgtgtgtgttctctaagattgatttgagatctggttattatcagttgaagattaaagaagatgatgtacctaagacggctttcaggacccgttatggacattatgagtttttggttatgCCATTcggattgactaatgcacctgcagcttttatgaggctaatgaatgaggtattccagcagtatcttgataaatttgtcattgtttttatcgatgatattctggtatactctaagtctaaaatagatcatattcgacatcttaacttggtattaaagaaattgagggagcatcagttgtatgccaagtttagtaaatgtcagttttggttgaatcaagtggcatttttggggcatgtagtatcggcacaaggaattcaagtagatcctcaaaagatagcagcagtggagaattgggaacaaccacgaaccgtcactgaggtacggagttttctgggtctagcaggttattatcgacggtttgttcaagatttttctatgattgctttgccacTAACGAAGTTAACTagaaaggatgttaagtttgattgggatgagaattgtgagcaaagtttccagcagttgaaatattgcctcactcataatccagtattggtacttcctgatgatagtggtaactttgagatttacagtgatgcttctttaaatggtttgggatgtgttttgatgcagcataatagagtgattgcctatgcttctcgacaattgaagattcatgaaaggaattatcctactcacgatcttgagttggcagccattgtctttgctttgaagatttggaggcattatctctatggtgagaagtgtaagatcttcacagatcataagagtcttcagtatcttttcactcaacatgatcttaatcttcgtcaacgGAGGTGGATGGAGttactaagtgattatgactgcactattgagtatcatccgggtcgtgcaaatgtggtagctgatgcactaagtaggaaacctcaaggtcgactcaatgctttgtatgcttgtcgtgttcctcttcttaTAGATTTGAGAGCTACTGGAGTAAGATTGGAGTTAGAAGAATGaagagaagcttttcttgctagtttccaagtcaggccagttttggttgATCGTGTACTTGAAGCTCAAATGGGTGATGAAGAGATCCAAGAAATGATCCAattaagaaatgaagggaaaaagaaagacctcagaatTCGAGAatctgatggcatgcttatgcaagagaacagaatgtatgtgccgaataatgaggaattaaagaaggaaattttagatgaagcacattgttcggcttatgcgatgcatccagggggaactaagatgtaccataccattcaaccattttattattggccgggtatgaagagGGAAATTGCAGAGTATGTAAGTAAGTGTATTGTTTGTCAGCAAGTcaaagctgaaagaaagaagccttttggtcggatgcaaccacttcccgttcctcagtggaaatgggaaaatataactatagattttgtgtataagcttccgcgtacacgaaatggatttgatggtgtttgggtgattgtagatcggcttactaagtcagcatACTTCATTCCAGTAAGGGAAAAGTatcctctgaataaattggctaagttgttcatcacgaagattgtgaagtatcatggagttccagtgaatattatttctgatcgagatccaagatttacttataagttttggatagcttttcaggaagctcttggtacgaaattgctttacagcactgcttatcatcctcaaaccgatggacaatcagagaggactattcaaacgttggaggatatgttgagatcttcagcgttacagtttggtgattcttggcatgatcgcctagatttgatggaatttgcctacaataatagttttcattcaagtattggtatgtcaccatttgaggcactttatggtagagcttgtcgtacgccattgtgttggtcagaggttggcgaaagagtgcttgaaggcccagagattgtggatgagactactcaaaatgttcaggtgattaagtctaacctgaaagcggcccaggatcgacaaaagagtttagcagataGACATACTACTGATCGAGTTTAtgatgtgggtaatttggtattcttgaaattgtcaccttggagaggtgtagtgCGGTTTGAAAAGAGAggcaagctaagtcctaggtacataggaccttatgagatcactgagaggattggtgaagttgcttacagattggagttgcctccggagttatctaagatacataatgtgtttcatgtcccaatgcttcgacattatgtttcagaccATTCACTTGtaattcctcctcaacctttggagattaatccggatttgacgtatgatgaagAACCAatgactatcttggattggaaagacaaggttctaaggaataagacaaTGAGCTTagtaaaagtattgtggaggaaccactcagtggaagaagctacttgggagacaaaaGATTGAATGAAAGAGATGTATCCGAGGTTGTTTTATGAGTATTAAGTGGATtgtttggttgtatgaatttcgaggatgaaattatATAAGGAGGGtaaattgtcacagcccgtcccgggattttaTTTATCaaggacgtgaaatgacggaattacccttgacgggtgctaaggtatgtgtgtgtgtgacatattatttggACTAAATACACATATTCCATAAACTTTGGAAAATtatttaagttggattaaaatttgggttgtaaatttgtgtggttagggaatgaagttgtgacttgtttttgggtggaccacacaacacacacgAGACAACCCTCTCCCTTCCcctatgctctctctctctctctcctctccgtttcagtctctctctctccctctcgaaattGTACGGACAAAGGGCCAAACCCTTGAACTTTCACGGATCGACGCCAAAAAGGTAaggttcttcatcctttcgacctcctgagttgaatggtactagttttagaacGGGAAACCTTAGAAATCACGTTAAAAACCCGAGGTCCGATttgagtactgttcatgcattcgtgatgtgttgattttcagggaattctaagcttatagtgagcttagtgaggtcctaaggaagctcggagtacttagtttgaaggttttggacgtcgagaTCGTTGAGTTCGaaattggccggttttcttggaatttctccggtgagatttcgtagtttttagagccttaaagtagtgtaacgtgattctacatgcttagggcttcattttgatataaaatacatgaaaaatggttgagaaatgacggagaataaggacattgaaaaatctccagttttcaGGCCatcggaaaaaccagtccggcgagcccaAGGTAAGAGacgcgcgtggacccgtgcttGTCCCGgcacgtgggggcgcgtgacaagcccaaaaattattttaaaaatatgtcgacgtccgtgatgtcgagtaggtcactgtggtatattcatatacccaaattgagcatcgtataagaagttattacgaattgtcggttatgtgctttaaataatgttgttttagttgtttcgcatataggtgatacctatcccgaggacgagcggattcaagggcgtcacgggggctacgacccttcgacttatcagtgagtgggcaatatttctgtttatacctatatactatagatatttttcccagaaattaagtttaaatgaaagtatgtttttaaaatgccatgcgtGCATATTGTGAAATATATGAATTGGTAAttgttgcatatatatgtgtgtgaattGGTGATGTgaacgcacatgtgagtatcaggtgagttttatgttattcatgtgaattgttaataatgtgaattgtgttgagagctcataacatgcacccttggtgttagtgcttatattattcaccgcaccgcacgctcaccttggatccaagtaagtgcatgtcgtacagaccatgagagggttcagACAtactagtcgtatagatcactagaggtgattccgactagtaggtgaccttagattatgcgcgcagatgattgatgagagaagcactagagtgtattcttacaccattcttgttgtACATACTACTTCAAGTAGttctgacttatgtgcagagtagtgccatacatgtcaccgtggtgactccggttggtttgGATATTTAGCTAGAATTAATCGTAcatgaccaactgcagggtctccggttgattcattatgacacctgttatattgatgcatccatattctgtcATTGTCATTTATAGCATGGCATACTTGCtggattttaataaaaattgatgttttgagagatatgaacaaatattatgctattatgttattttctgggaaagtatacaggttttacagcgaggggttagaaacgttttgatgaaatgtttttgaaaaactttggttttactgacccactcaattttgttttgtgcccctccaggttctagatagcaacattggtggcccacgaggattcccacggcgtactgacagactacataaatataggactcacctgcgggtgttgtaacttagttatggtcctacttgactgcacctagtacttatgctctgaatttgtGTGTTTTACACTtgaactcactctagcatgctagttggatattattgctagtagttggtttttattcgttcgtatttctcatatcttttgcttccgcatcgcacttttggttacgtcacgctcacgtgacggccatcacgccttgattctaggatcggggtgtgtcagtctGCAACTCCAATCCCTACCCACACACATACCCAGCCCCACCCACATGTGCCGTCCGCAACTTCAATCCTCACCCATGGAAAAACAAGTGATGTTGGATGGGAAAAGAGgcaaagggaagagagagagggatttgaaaggaaaaactaagggaagagagagaatgagctGAACAGGAAAACTCACCAGGGCTGCCATTGAATTGGCGGTGCTAAGCTTGAGAGGGAGGGGTTGGGTTTTTTGGAGGAAGGCAAGTCtccattttttgtgatttttttgtgattttaatTCGAATAGTCTATGCAACAGAGGGAGAAAAAGAGCGAAGAAACTTGGATACACAgaggagaggggagagagacgGCAGGggataaaaaataaagagaggTTAGCTGGAAATAATGATTctagaaaataagaaaaagataaattaataatagaatattaataaatatatattaagtaaataataaaatattatatatatagattaaataatataatattagaatcctacttcttagtccgacactgcaccaaacgcttcactaaatcagtccagtttagtctagtctaagccagttcAGCTTAGTCCCTAAAGTTAGTCCAATCCGAAATAGTTCGATGCAACAAACGCATCATCACATTGAGATTTGAACTAAGGTTTATGTCCCTCtcactacaatttttttttcccaaaaaataacaaaagagAATAAGAAAACAATGCAACGTATATTTAAAAATCCGTTCTTTATATGTTCAgaatttttttgtgtttgaaaGCAACATGTACTACATTCAttggtattaaaaaaaaagaggaaattaaacaacaacaaaaaaacctaGCAGGGTTTGCCGACAGCGCAGTTTAGAGCACCGGAAAATTTTGTGAGCGTTGAGACAAGGGTCCCTGGTTTGAAGGGCATCATGTCCAACTTTGCTGGGTGTTTGCTGGCTCCTGATCCAGATTCAACAAAGAAAGCTCCATTCATCATCAAATCTCCCTCAGATCTCCATTCCCAGTTCTTCCACTCTGCCTCTGGTGTATTCTCCCTATGGGTCACCTATACAATTAACTCCAGAAGTCAAAATGACATATTAGATATGAACGAACGTATTATGCATGTATAACGAACGGTTATTTTGGACTATATTTACTCATTACTTTTTCGATCGAGCAAGCACACGTTTTGGTAAAAATTAACGTCCACGCTCGAGCTTGAACACACTTAATTGGGGCCAAGtatttactaattaataaaaaattaattcatgTAATTAAACTGTATATTACCTGTTTGGTGACCCCGTTAATGGGAGCAATGAACCTGTTACCCTGGCTGATGATGGTAGGGTTCATGTTTCCTCCGATGGCATACATGATCCAGTGGGTGTAGTCGTTGTTCACCACGTGGAAGAATCCGTGCCGGACCCTTGGCATCCTCTGCACCAGTCCCTGACCAAAGTGGTTGAAGGCCAAAGTAATCTGCATGATTTTGTCTTGAGTGTGGGCGTTGTTGGCACCAAACAACATCGCCTGCATGATTTTGTACGTACCATTAATTAGTAAATTATTGTAGTTATTtacataaattaatattatttattaggCTAAATTAGTTAATTAGTTTCTTATACAAGCGAGAAGAGGAGGGGAAATTTTAATTCGAAACCTTGGGTGCAAGAGTAAAACTTTTATAACAAACAAGGGCGCGCTACAAGTTTTTCGCTAGTTAGTTAATTAGTTTAAGATTAAAGTAATTCCCTTTTAAGTACCTCATCGTGATCAGTGAAGTGGGAGTTGGAGATGGTGATGGCGGTGGAACCCATGATGGCGTCGATGAGCCCATCTGCGCACCTGGACATGGAAACGTGATCGATCCAGACGTTGGAGGCACCAAAGAGGGAGATACCATCGCCGTCACTCTGGGTTCTTAAACCTATGTGGTCGACAGAGTCCCTGATCAGGCCACCGGGTTTGGTGACAATCATTTTTATGTGAAGGTTGGTGATGATTACATTCTTCACAAACTGCAGGGTAATGCCAGCACCCTCTTCTATCACAACATTGGCTCCCCTAGCATCAATGGTCTTGTCACTAGTCACCATCAGCTCTTGCTGCAGCCTAATCACCATGCTTTTTGTGAAGATGATCCACAAAGGCCCTTTCTGAATCACGGCATGGCGTAGGGTTCCTGGTTTAGGGTTTTGCACGTCATCATCTGTGCCCATTGTCACCACGTAAAAAGGACCATCCTTCCCTCCGGTGGTCTTTTTACCGAAGCCTTGGGCGCAGCCTACAATCTTCTTTCGGTTGTTGGCCCAGTTAGGGTCACACCTCCAACAGGCGTCCATTGGGTTGGTCGCCATGCATGGACCCGTATAAGCCTTGTTACCCCTCAAGTTCCTTCTTGTGGTGTTTTCCTTCGACATAAGcctgaatatatatgtatatatgtcattgataacaaaacaaaaacatatacatatgtatatataaatgtATGAAGTAACGTTTTCTTGTCAGACTCTGGTTTTAAACAAAATCTGCATGCAATGATAGACCTACTTGCCAACTTCAGTATTGAACTCTTCAGTGACTTTCTCAGGATTTTTATTGTAGGATTCCATGGCCACCTTTTCAGCTTCTTCGGCTCGTTCTTTCCAGTACGCATCTAAATCTAATACCAGCGTATCTTCATTTGGAACATCGGTTGGATTATCGTTGCTCGAAACGAATACAGCAAAgtacaagaaaaacaaaaatagaaagaaatagGACGAGTTAAACATGGCTACCATTGTTGTTGGTACTTCGTCAGCGGCCCCCGACACCTTGCGACAAGGAAACTGTTGGGTTGGGCGAGGACAGGGTTGCTCGAGGGTGTCGAAGCAGACCCAGCCAAGCCAAGCCAACAGATTAAACCCGTCACAAGAGATTATTAATTTACCGACCAGCTTATCTATTGGTTTCTCTGGGGGGTGTCTTTTAATATGAGTTGAGACTCGCCTGAATAAGGCATATGCAGCTAATTATAATTAAGCGACTTAATCTGACATTTGGCGGGAAGTGTGGGCAACCGCTCCCATGCCTCGGTTGACCTTTAAAAATAACTATAGGCTTCCCTTCCCTTTTGaaaagttctttttcttctttctaatttttgatGTTGTTGCAGAAAGGGCTGGTATGTTACACTCGCGTCAGATACAGGTAGGGGGGCTAGGGGACTCCTTTTTCACCAAGCCAAATAGTCAATCAAGTATATTTCTATACTGTATGCATGGATAAGTTTAAGCTTTGTCGACTTTGATTGAAATAAAAATGTGGAGCTAGATTTTTCAACATATACTTGCCATTCTTGCTATAAGAAAGACGCACAACATTTTTTTAGAGTTGAATAATTGTTCTTATGACTTAAATATTTGATGAAAAAGTTGGGACCTGAGATCGAGCCAGGCCATGCAAACTCCCTAACTTGGAGGGATACTTGCACAGAACTGATTGTCTTGTATAGTATTTTGTTAGGGAGATAGTTCAAAAAGGTGATATTGTTGTTCGATACATTCCTACTGAAGTCAGGTTGCAGACATTTTCGATCACCAAAGGCTTACACagtccaattttttgtgaaacATTGTCATAGTCTGGGTTTGGGATCTTCCAGTCTTGGTTTCAGATCAGTTTTATATATTTACGAGTTACTTCCATGCCATGCAAAGGACAAGCAAAACAAGAAGAGACAGATATACGATGGTTTAAACAACATTGCTGCTGTCAAAATCTAATCCAACTAGGAAAAGGAGGAATTATTCCCGTTAACCACTGCAGTTCATTAAATCCCTACAAGGCTGTCCTAATATTATGAAAATATCGCTTTACTTTCTGCCTTTGCCAGGAAATGTGTCAACTTTCTAATCAACGCGAGACTCGCATGATACCAATAATATGAACCACATATCGACGAATATATCAAGTATCCCACTACACGAAGAATACTCAAAAAGTTAACGAGTCCATGGATAAAGTTGACGGACTGGAGCAGTGTGAGACAGAAAATAAAAGTTCATGGGCCACGAGTGACAAGCACGCACGAATTTATACATTATTGGTTAAACGCAtcgttatatatataatagttaCAGTGCAAGTTATAGAATGAAATATACACCAGCATATGTTTTTCCATATAAGGTATGTTTTACACTGAATCATCAACAGCATGTGTAAGATGGAGCACTGCTTTTCGAACCAAAAACCATGCTCACCACTTCCACACTCAGCCGACTGACCGCGATTCTGTACTGCTGAAGCAGGTCTGTCCGCCCCACCCGCCCCATCCTCAGTTGAGCGCGTCTACAATCCCTTAAATTCAGGAAATGTCTGGCCAAACAACTTCAATTCACGGTTTTCAGCCAGACCTCTAGAGAGAAGTACATATTACGCTATCTTGGCATCCTTTGATTTGCTTAAGATGTAAAATATGAGAGCTTCCTTATTGAATCATCTGGTACTCAACTTTATATACTCGTAGTTACACACATACCGGTGCGGAAAAAACTAATGCTGCTTCCCAGACCTTGTAGTCTCCTCCCTCGAGGCTTTTATTCCAATTTTGAGGTCCACTAGCAGGTTCGTAATGACCTGGTCCGATTTTTATGGCAACCTTTTCATCAATGATGGC
The nucleotide sequence above comes from Malus sylvestris chromosome 16, drMalSylv7.2, whole genome shotgun sequence. Encoded proteins:
- the LOC126606962 gene encoding probable pectate lyase 3, which produces MVAMFNSSYFFLFLFFLYFAVFVSSNDNPTDVPNEDTLVLDLDAYWKERAEEAEKVAMESYNKNPEKVTEEFNTEVGKLMSKENTTRRNLRGNKAYTGPCMATNPMDACWRCDPNWANNRKKIVGCAQGFGKKTTGGKDGPFYVVTMGTDDDVQNPKPGTLRHAVIQKGPLWIIFTKSMVIRLQQELMVTSDKTIDARGANVVIEEGAGITLQFVKNVIITNLHIKMIVTKPGGLIRDSVDHIGLRTQSDGDGISLFGASNVWIDHVSMSRCADGLIDAIMGSTAITISNSHFTDHDEAMLFGANNAHTQDKIMQITLAFNHFGQGLVQRMPRVRHGFFHVVNNDYTHWIMYAIGGNMNPTIISQGNRFIAPINGVTKQVTHRENTPEAEWKNWEWRSEGDLMMNGAFFVESGSGASKHPAKLDMMPFKPGTLVSTLTKFSGALNCAVGKPC